In one Thioclava sp. ES.031 genomic region, the following are encoded:
- the ccmD gene encoding heme exporter protein CcmD, producing the protein MSDTTEQSGTVTEGGVVLVDPSTKSYTETVNIAWASTVVLLVLIVVVSLMRGAKVKRQLAEAEARRKGGAHG; encoded by the coding sequence ATGAGTGATACGACCGAGCAAAGCGGCACCGTCACCGAGGGCGGCGTCGTCCTCGTGGATCCGTCCACTAAATCCTATACCGAAACCGTCAATATCGCCTGGGCCTCGACGGTCGTGCTTCTGGTGTTGATCGTCGTCGTCTCGCTGATGCGCGGCGCGAAGGTGAAACGTCAATTGGCCGAGGCCGAGGCTCGCCGGAAAGGGGGCGCACATGGTTAA
- a CDS encoding DsbE family thiol:disulfide interchange protein, with translation MVKPLMLLPPLIFAGLAGVFIWGMTREDPTQLPTAFAGKPAPPVQLEPLGDFEPFTDADLKDGKVKLVNFWASWCAPCRVEHPNLEALADEGIPIYGVNYKDKPAKAQGFLREMGNPFAELGADPNGKMALNWGVYGVPETFVIDGTGKVLYRFAGPLTERVIASDLRPLLNGETAAK, from the coding sequence ATGGTTAAGCCGCTGATGCTGCTGCCGCCGCTGATCTTCGCGGGGCTTGCGGGCGTGTTCATCTGGGGGATGACACGCGAAGACCCGACCCAGCTGCCGACGGCTTTCGCGGGCAAACCCGCGCCGCCGGTGCAGCTTGAACCGCTGGGCGATTTCGAACCCTTCACCGATGCCGATCTCAAGGACGGCAAGGTCAAGCTGGTGAACTTCTGGGCCTCGTGGTGCGCGCCGTGCCGGGTCGAGCATCCCAATCTCGAAGCGCTCGCCGATGAGGGGATTCCGATCTACGGGGTCAACTACAAGGACAAGCCCGCCAAGGCGCAGGGCTTCCTGAGGGAGATGGGCAACCCGTTCGCCGAGCTCGGCGCCGATCCGAACGGCAAGATGGCGCTGAACTGGGGCGTCTACGGCGTGCCCGAGACCTTCGTGATCGATGGCACGGGGAAAGTGCTCTACCGCTTTGCCGGCCCGCTGACCGAGCGCGTGATCGCCTCGGATCTGCGACCGCTCCTGAACGGCGAGACGGCCGCGAAGTAA
- the ssb gene encoding single-stranded DNA-binding protein, producing MAGSVNKVILIGNLGRDPEVRTFSNGGKVCNLRIATSETWRDRNTGERKERTEWHSVAIFSEPLAKVAEQYLRKGSKVYIEGQLETRKWQDQNGQDRYSTEVVLRPYRSELTMLDGPGGSGGGQGGGGGGYGGPSSGGGGYDDGGGYGGPSSGGSGGGGGGGRSDFDDEIPF from the coding sequence ATGGCAGGCAGCGTCAACAAGGTCATTCTGATCGGCAATCTGGGCCGAGACCCGGAGGTGCGGACCTTCTCGAACGGCGGCAAGGTGTGCAACCTGCGCATCGCCACCTCCGAGACGTGGCGCGACCGTAATACCGGCGAGCGCAAGGAGCGCACCGAATGGCATTCGGTCGCGATCTTCTCGGAGCCGCTGGCGAAAGTGGCGGAGCAATATCTGCGCAAAGGCTCGAAGGTCTATATCGAGGGCCAGCTCGAAACCCGCAAATGGCAGGACCAGAACGGTCAGGACCGTTATTCGACCGAGGTCGTGCTGCGCCCCTATCGCAGCGAACTGACCATGCTCGACGGGCCTGGCGGCTCGGGCGGCGGTCAAGGCGGCGGTGGCGGTGGCTACGGCGGTCCGTCCTCGGGTGGCGGCGGCTACGATGATGGCGGCGGCTATGGCGGCCCGTCCTCGGGCGGCTCCGGTGGCGGTGGCGGCGGTGGCCGCTCGGATTTCGACGACGAGATCCCGTTCTGA